In Drosophila innubila isolate TH190305 chromosome 2R unlocalized genomic scaffold, UK_Dinn_1.0 1_C_2R, whole genome shotgun sequence, the following are encoded in one genomic region:
- the LOC117785150 gene encoding uncharacterized protein LOC117785150 isoform X1, which produces MENAADLGTGAGAGSRQVRHRRRTARSQREQTPDAGRQTQHRDGNLDRNFDELPQAQHVCMQIRPPGAMSAHESKILRRRDKNFAGIAARSQSQPREAEKLSSPDAHQLIKHRSLSSPRHKDQESSESELTGSSQSYTVQKQRGDDSLSRLEQNMLRFEDERRRFEAEKRLFEREKREHKVRHRQQLDHEERKRLLQSYRKISDSFQLPQDEDERRRLVQSLRLQRHEAPTVRPRNRSSGYEESSTQFSSSDADTAEEQLSRLKPATRKATVPAAGYIAAPIRGAPPPPPAKPMAPKPPERHSVSRNNSLSPVRPQRRSKTPEQRVPEDLNPKLQYVEVGESSADQPVKVKLSEEEQRAELRRAYVEAAERAAAAEAALARSLGADRLRRSNSLKVPEAEQAPKIDAKRSSSLERPLRAKRTPSLERPKKEEPLPEPESNKEPDEKLVAEVEMQQPLVAEVAAEKPSLLRRIGNLFRRKQIQEKQITLPEPKKLMSQAFLARFRLEACHEWRRLKLDYPVRMAEMRQLRNECVGHIILLILLLGFGGLAFRYTEGSSEDIYKCEVRKVKRDFIDNLWTFSHNMREDDWKSLARQKLRKFEDELNTLAELGLRRFPGQKSFNFVNCFIYCWTVITTIGYGHISPKTSVGRSLTIIYAIIGIPMFLIVLADLGKLFTRSVKFLWAYVRRVYYTRSCRRIRKQQQFRDAMTGINTVYDMAIRRPSMFFGKTEEEADEESRVEGDAEAGKSLGTSHPETPTSPYPETFEVDDEFNLPISVATLLLVTYIIMGSAFYTFILETDWSLLDSFYFVFISMSTIGFGDMVPSDPFYVMVSMIYLIFGLALTSMFINVVQIKLSDHFKRASAKVGATIGMASEFGDEFGSQVKTPSELASVHGSRLGRIEEDGHETPANGGAANSPPPPPPLTSILRSPRPLSPSSAQIDSPPPLIPRRQLDLQTPPTNETNKKKKYRFF; this is translated from the exons ATGGAGAATGCAGCTGATCTcggaactggagctggagctgggaGCAGACAGGTGCGTCATCGTCGTCGCACTGCTCGCAGTCAGCGGGAACAGACGCCGGACGCCGGCAGACAGACTCAGCATCGCGATGGGAATCTGGATAGGAATTTTGATGAACTGCCTCAGGCGCAGCATGTGTGCATGCAGATACGTCCTCCTGGCGCCATGTCCGCCCATGAGAGCAAGATACTCCGTCGGCGGGACAAAAACTTTGCCGGAATCGCTGCCCGAAGTCAGTCGCAGCCACGTGAGGCGGAGAAACTGAGCAGTCCCGATGCCCATCAGCTGATCAAGCATCGCAGCCTGTCATCGCCGCGGCACAAGGATCAGGAGTCCAGCGAGAGCGAGCTCACTGGCAGCTCCCAATCCTATACAGTCCAGAAGCAGCGAGGAGACGACTCCCTTAGCCGGCTGGAGCAGAACATGCTGAGATTCGAGGACGAACGAAGACGCTTTGAGGCGGAGAAGCGACTCTTTGAGCGGGAGAAGAGGGAGCACAAGGTCCGTCATCGCCAGCAGTTGGATCATGAGGAGCGCAAGCGATTGCTACAGAGCTACAGGAAGATCAGCGATAGCTTCCAGCTGCCACAGGACGAGGATGAGCGTCGTCGACTTGTCCAGAGCCTTCGGCTCCAGCGACACGAGGCGCCCACAGTTCGTCCACGCAATCGGAGCAGCGGCTACGAAGAATCCTCCACCCAGTTCAGCTCCTCCGATGCGGATACCGCCGAGGAGCAGCTCTCCAGGCTAAAGCCGGCAACGCGCAAGGCAACAGTTCCAGCGGCGGGTTACATAGCTGCTCCCATCCGTGGAGCACCGCCTCCGCCTCCAGCCAAGCCGATGGCCCCGAAGCCACCTGAGCGTCATTCTGTCAGCCGAAACAACTCGCTGTCCCCAGTGCGTCCCCAGAGACGTTCAAAGACACCGGAGCAACGTGTGCCTGAGGATTTAAATCCCAAACTGCAGTACGTTGAGGTGGGAGAATCCTCCGCTGACCAGCCTGTGAAAGTGAAGCTCAGCGAGGAGGAACAACGAGCGGAACTCCGTCGGGCTTATGTGGAGGCAGCGGAAAGAGCTGCGGCAGCGGAGGCAGCGCTGGCCAGGAGCCTGGGAGCAGATCGACTGAGACGCAGCAACAGTCTAAAGGTGCCCGAGGCGGAGCAAGCACCCAAGATTGACGCCAAGCGCAGCTCCAGCCTGGAGCGACCTCTGAGAGCCAAGCGCACGCCGAGTCTGGAGAGGCCCAAGAAGGAGGAACCGCTTCCCGAGCCGGAAAGCAACAAGGAACCGGATGAAAAGTTGGTAGCTGAAGTGGAGATGCAACAACCACTTGTTGCTGAGGTGGCAGCAGAGAAACCTTCACTGCTGAGGCGCATAGGGAACCTGTTCCGGCGCAAGCAAATCCAGGAGAAACAAATCACTCTTCCGGAACCCAAGAAGCTTATGTCGCAGGCATTTCTGGCGCGTTTCCGACTGGAAGCTTGCCACGAGTGGCGACGCCTCAAACTAGATTATCCTGTAAGGATGGCGGAGATGCGACAACTGCGAAACGAGTGCGTTGGTCACATCATCCTGCTAATACTGCTGCTGGGATTCGGAGGACTTGCGTTCCGTTATACGGAGGGCTCGTCCGAGGACATTTACAAGTGCGAAGTGCGCAAGGTGAAACGAGACTTTATCGATAATCTGTGGACATTCAGTCATAACATGAG AGAGGATGACTGGAAGTCCTTGGCTCGCCAGAAGCTGCGCAAATTCGAGGATGAACTCAATACGCTGGCCGAATTGGGTCTGCGTCGATTTCCGGGTCAGAAATCatttaactttgtcaattgttTCATTTATTGCTGGACCGTCATCACAACAATAG gatACGGTCACATATCACCGAAGACAAGTGTGGGACGCTCCTTGACCATTATCTACGCCATCATTGGCATTCCGATGTTCCTGATTGTGCTGGCCGATCTGGGAAAGCTCTTCACGAGGAGTGTCAAGTTCCTGTGGGCGTATGTGAGGCGTGTTTACTACACTCGCTCCTGCCGCCGCATCcggaagcagcagcagttccGTGACGCCATGACGGGCATCAATACTGTCTACGACATGGCGATACGAAGACCGAGCATGTTCTTTGGCAAGACTGAGGAGGAAGCGGACGAGGAGTCACGTGTGGAGGGAGATGCGGAGGCCGGCAAATCTCTGGGCACTTCCCATCCGGAGACACCAACGTCGCCGTATCCGGAGACCTTTGAGGTGGACGACGAGTTCAATCTGCCAATCTCTGTGGCAACCCTGTTGCTTGTGACCTATATTATAATGGGAAGCGCCTTCTACACATTTATTCTTGAAACGGATTGGTCTCTTCTGGACTCGTTCTACTTTGTCTTCATCTCCATGTCCACCATTGGCTTCGGCGACATGGTTCCCAGCGATCCCTTCTACGTGATGGTCAGCATGATCTATCTAATCTTTGGCCTGGCCCTCACATCCATGTTCATCAATGTGGTGCAAATCAAGCTCAGCGATCACTTCAAGCGTGCCAGTGCCAAGGTTGGAGCCACCATTGGCATGGCCAGTGAGTTTGGAGACGAGTTCGGCTCCCAGGTGAAGACGCCATCGGAGCTAGCGTCGGTTCATGGTTCCCGCTTGGGTCGCATTGAGGAAGATGGGCATGAGACACCGGCGAACGGAGGAGCAGCGAATTCACCACCTCCCCCGCCCCCCCTGACGTCGATCTTGCGCTCACCACGCCCTCTGTCGCCCTCATCTGCCCAGATAGACAGTCCTCCGCCATTGATACCCAGGCGACAGTTGGATCTACAAACTCCGCCGACAAATGAGaccaataaaaagaaaaagtataGATTCTTCtag
- the LOC117783375 gene encoding glycerophosphocholine phosphodiesterase GPCPD1 produces MSMSMGKTFVALAIAWMSALCLLPVATHCDSDSYYEKYYAARRFVPAKRNAPLEFNFTLSLGKDDQLAADERPALVGNLAALGSWQAAGAILLNRTDVHNEWRGLVLLPQNSSVEYRYFVASVARSDGVQIRRWESHVLPRAFNTTKHAGNRTDELGNIHGQRQLTLGWLQSSSSGSIVQFKVFPGALHLEEETLAASLRLRLQPVHPVNLSPILSSASANVEYVRMVYSDSRLRTQPEYGVPYAQDRDLLMFHVTLDQLEQVAYQLEVYGEQRDLVRLLGYAHLQPAALAGSEGNVTLQLISPIWQRVVGELHLQYLVVRPMVNGSSDFRTSFVNYWRSNWTDLEIGHRGLGKSLTVASTAAAPLIENTVATMQAAGELGADLVEFDVHLTSDLVPIIHHDYFIRVCIDSKTPMNRNDLIEVLIKDITYEQLKQLKTYQIVSNKIIEYPAHNNVKQVEQRLFPTLQDFFEQVNLTVGFDIEIKWPQLKSDGTYESQQTIDKNLFVDRILEVVQNYGCGRLNIIKSFDADLCTLLRFKQNMYPVLFLTSSKVNAFADPRASTVEQSINFAQAFDLAGIVPNAVFIKADPSLVQKAKSQVPLILLWGGDLKDRQSIDWFLQLEPNGVVYDRMDLWLPPNRTNAFEAEQDLPDFFQLQCSPVVRQRVHNATVESILSNVNVL; encoded by the coding sequence atgtccatgtccatgggCAAGACATTCGTGGCATTGGCCATTGCCTGGATGAGCGCACTCTGCCTGCTCCCAGTGGCCACCCATTGTGACAGTGACTCCTACTACGAGAAGTATTATGCGGCACGTCGCTTTGTGCCCGCCAAGCGTAATGCTCCGCTGGAGTTCAACTTCACGTTGAGCCTCGGCAAGGACGATCAGCTGGCTGCCGATGAGCGTCCCGCTCTGGTGGGAAATCTGGCTGCGTTGGGCAGCTGGCAAGCAGCTGGAGCGATCCTCTTGAACCGCACGGACGTGCACAATGAGTGGAGGGGATTAGTGCTGTTGCCGCAGAACAGCAGTGTGGAGTACCGTTACTTTGTGGCAAGCGTGGCACGTTCCGACGGAGTCCAGATCCGTCGCTGGGAGTCGCATGTGCTGCCCCGCGCCTTCAACACGACCAAGCATGCGGGAAATCGCACGGATGAGCTGGGCAACATCCATGGACAACGACAGTTGACCCTCGGCTGGCTCCAGAGTTCCAGTTCCGGTTCCATAGTGCAATTCAAGGTGTTCCCTGGTGCACTTCATCTGGAGGAGGAGACGTTGGCAGCGAGTCTACGCCTGCGATTGCAGCCGGTGCATCCCGTCAATCTCTCTCCCATACTGAGCTCTGCATCCGCCAACGTGGAATACGTCCGCATGGTCTACAGCGACAGCCGACTTCGAACGCAGCCGGAGTACGGAGTACCCTATGCCCAGGACAGGGACTTGCTCATGTTTCATGTGACCCTGGACCAGCTGGAGCAAGTGGCCTACCAGCTGGAGGTCTATGGAGAGCAGCGGGACTTGGTGCGCTTGCTGGGATATGCCCATCTCCAGCCAGCTGCTTTGGCGGGCAGCGAGGGCAACGTGACCCTTCAGCTAATATCCCCGATCTGGCAGCGCGTGGTGGGTGAACTGCATCTGCAGTACCTTGTGGTGCGTCCCATGGTCAACGGCAGCTCCGACTTCCGCACCAGCTTCGTCAACTACTGGCGTTCAAATTGGACAGATTTAGAGATTGGACATCGTGGTCTTGGGAAGAGTTTGACTGTCGCCTCGACAGCGGCGGCTCCGCTCATTGAGAACACCGTGGCCACCATGCAGGCGGCGGGGGAGCTGGGCGCCGATCTTGTCGAGTTCGATGTGCACTTGACCAGCGATCTTGTGCCCATCATTCATCATGATTACTTCATCAGGGTGTGCATTGACTCCAAGACGCCGATGAATCGCAACGATCTCATCGAGGTCCTGATCAAGGACATCACCTACGAGCAGCTGAAGCAACTGAAGACCTACCAGATCGTGAGCAACAAGATCATCGAGTATCCCGCCCACAACAACGTTAAGCAAGTGGAGCAGCGTCTCTTTCCCACGCTCCAGGACTTCTTTGAGCAGGTGAATCTCACTGTGGGATTCGATATTGAAATCAAGTGGCCCCAGCTGAAGTCCGATGGCACCTACGAGAGCCAGCAGACGATCGACAAGAACCTCTTTGTGGATCGCATCCTGGAGGTGGTGCAGAATTATGGCTGTGGTCGCCTCAACATCATCAAGAGCTTCGATGCGGATCTCTGTACGCTCCTGCGATTCAAGCAGAACATGTATCCGGTGCTCTTCCTCACCAGCAGCAAGGTGAACGCCTTTGCCGATCCTCGCGCCAGCACAGTGGAGCAAAGCATCAATTTTGCGCAGGCCTTTGATCTGGCGGGAATCGTGCCCAACGCCGTGTTCATCAAGGCGGATCCCTCGCTGGTCCAAAAAGCCAAGTCACAGGTGCCGTTGATTCTGCTCTGGGGTGGTGACCTCAAGGATCGCCAGTCCATCGATTGGTTTTTGCAGCTAGAACCCAACGGTGTCGTCTACGATCGCATGGATCTCTGGCTGCCCCCCAACAGGACGAACGCCTTCGAGGCGGAACAGGACCTGCCCGACTTCTTCCAGCTGCAATGCTCGCCCGTGGTTAGACAGCGTGTCCACAACGCGACCGTCGAGAGCATCCTGAGCAATGTCAACGTTCTATAG
- the LOC117783376 gene encoding protein king tubby isoform X3 — MSAISSRNQKMEQQRQLMDAYIRQKRASPGMVQASDLQINRPMSGMRSNSRELHAYDGPMQFMGSTQNPDQILTNNSSSIHLSSSINSSRNNSNNLRSLSTISQEADVIEEISSHELEDEESSPVTVVEQPLPPLSANSTQSQRARNRQQSFNDTLDEDDYANRNISGVAPVRPVGIASSYKEDSAIEGSNGAGNGSSSVGGSGESEGDVIGHIDQFVMQPAPQGVLYKCRITRDRKGMDRGLFPIYYLHLERDYGKKIFLLGGRKRKKSKTSNYIVSCDPTDLSRNADGFCGKLRSNVFGTSFTVFDSGNKESTESPRLDLAVIIYDTNILGFKGPRNMTVILPGMTEDDQRVKISSADPKQQGILDLWKMKNMDNIVELHNKTPVWNDETQSYVLNFHGRVTQASVKNFQLVHDSDPEYIVMQFGRTSEDVFTMDYRYPLCAMQAFAIALSSFDGKIACE; from the exons ATGTCCGCAATTAGCAGCCGCAATCAGAAAATGGAACAACAG cGCCAGCTGATGGACGCTTATATTCGACAGAAACGCGCCTCGCCGGGAATGGTTCAGGCGAGTGATCTACAGATCAACAGGCCGATGTCGGGAATGCGTAGCAACAGTCGGGAGTTACACGCCTACGACGGACCCATGCAGTTCATGGGGTCAACACAGAATCCGGATCAAATTCTAACCAACAACAGCTCCAGCATTCACTTGTCAAGCTCAATCAACTCGAGTCGCAACAACTCCAACAATTTGCGAAGCCTTAGCACCATTAGTCAGGAAG cAGATGTTATCGAAGAGATCTCCTCGCACGAGCTGGAGGATGAGGAGAGCAGTCCCGTGACGGTTGTGGAGCAGCCGCTGCCACCGCTAAGTGCCAACTCGACACAGTCTCAGCGAGCTCGCAACCGTCAGCAATCCTTCAACGATACCCTGGATGAAGATGACTATGCAAATCGTAACATATCCGGTGTGGCTCCAGTGCGTCCAGTTGGCATTGCCTCGTCCTATAAGGAGGACTCCGCGATAGAGGGCAGCAATGGGGCAggcaatggcagcagcagtgTTGGTGGCAGCGGGGAGTCAGAGGGCGATGTCATAGGCCACATTGATCAGTTTGTGATGCAGCCGGCGCCACAAGGAGTGCTCTACAAGTGCCGCATCACAAGGGATCGCAAGGGCATGGATCGGGGTCTATTTCCCATCTATTATCTGCACTTGGAGCGGGACTACGGCAAGAAGATCTTTCTGCTAGGTG GCCGCAAGCGAAAGAAGAGCAAAACATCCAACTATATCGTCAGCTGCGATCCCACCGATCTGTCCCGGAATGCCGATGGTTTCTGCGGCAAACTGCGCTCCAATGTGTTCGGCACATCCTTCACGGTATTCGACAGTGGCAACAAGGAGAGCACGGAAAGTCCACGACTCGATCTGGCAGTTATCATCTAT GACACAAATATTCTGGGCTTTAAGGGACCAAGGAACATGACTGTGATACTGCCGGGCATGACTGAGGACGATCAACGTGTCAAGATTAGCTCCGCGGATCCCAAACAACAGGGCATACTCGATCTGTGGAAGATGAAG AACATGGATAACATTGTGGAGTTGCACAACAAGACACCAGTTTGGAACGATGAAACCCAATCCTATGTGCTCAACTTTCACGGCCGTGTCACACAGGCCTCTGTGAAAAACTTTCAGCTGGTGCACGACTCGGATCCCGAGTATATTGTCATGCAGTTCGGTCGCACCTCCGAGGACGTGTTCACCATGGATTATCGCTATCCTCTCTGCGCCATGCAGGCATTCGCCATAGCTCTCAGCAGTTTCGATGGCAAGATCGCCTGTGAGTGA
- the LOC117785150 gene encoding TWiK family of potassium channels protein 18 isoform X2, protein MQAQSPTPSTPPPSRRSNRPPRINIYNIHGGSATGGSSLPPSAQPQHPYTAQTNHTAMGSQGPYWPPVANPFDASNFMTKGYEGFLDLTKSGMSFGEKFSYGLYSKFSTWSKRWFTHMFLLIVLAGYSVIGAVIFRTFEVGDSEVKIRDLQYEQRMFFKQIRHIAEDPLLKSLSEVDFNGKVLNVMNNHKPAVESLLRSGLIKEEDLMKLNPWSFWNAMVYSCTIYTTIGYGHISPKTSVGRSLTIIYAIIGIPMFLIVLADLGKLFTRSVKFLWAYVRRVYYTRSCRRIRKQQQFRDAMTGINTVYDMAIRRPSMFFGKTEEEADEESRVEGDAEAGKSLGTSHPETPTSPYPETFEVDDEFNLPISVATLLLVTYIIMGSAFYTFILETDWSLLDSFYFVFISMSTIGFGDMVPSDPFYVMVSMIYLIFGLALTSMFINVVQIKLSDHFKRASAKVGATIGMASEFGDEFGSQVKTPSELASVHGSRLGRIEEDGHETPANGGAANSPPPPPPLTSILRSPRPLSPSSAQIDSPPPLIPRRQLDLQTPPTNETNKKKKYRFF, encoded by the exons ATGCAGGCTCAGTCACCAACTCCGAGCACTCCGCCGCCTTCAAGGCGCTCGAATCGACCACCCCGTatcaatatttacaatatCCACGGCGGATCAGCCACGGGAGGATCCTCACTGCCACCGAGTGCACAACCACAGCATCCATACACCGCACAGACAAATCACACGGCAATGGGCTCACAAGGTCCTTATTGGCCGCCTGTGGCGAATCCCTTTGATGCCTCCAATTTTATGACCAAAGGATATGAGGGCTTCCTTGATCTCACAAAGTCCGGCATGAGCTTCGGCGAGAAGTTCTCCTATGGACTCTACAGTAAGTTTAGCACATGGTCCAAGCGATGGTTCACCCACATGTTCCTCCTGATTGTCCTCGCCGGTTACAGCGTCATTGGAGCCGTTATATTTCGCACATTTGAAG TTGGCGATTCTGAGGTGAAAATAAGAGACTTGCAATATGAACAGAGAATGTTCTTCAAGCAAATACGGCACATTGCAGAAGATCCGCTTTTAAAATCG TTATCGGAAGTTGATTTCAACGGGAAGGTACTTAACGTTATGAACAATCATAAGCCAGCGGTGGAGTCTTTATTGCGCTCTGGTTTAATAAAGGAAGAAGACTTGATGAAGCTGAATCCATGGTCCTTCTGGAATGCCATGGTCTATAGCTGTACCATCTACACGACAATAG gatACGGTCACATATCACCGAAGACAAGTGTGGGACGCTCCTTGACCATTATCTACGCCATCATTGGCATTCCGATGTTCCTGATTGTGCTGGCCGATCTGGGAAAGCTCTTCACGAGGAGTGTCAAGTTCCTGTGGGCGTATGTGAGGCGTGTTTACTACACTCGCTCCTGCCGCCGCATCcggaagcagcagcagttccGTGACGCCATGACGGGCATCAATACTGTCTACGACATGGCGATACGAAGACCGAGCATGTTCTTTGGCAAGACTGAGGAGGAAGCGGACGAGGAGTCACGTGTGGAGGGAGATGCGGAGGCCGGCAAATCTCTGGGCACTTCCCATCCGGAGACACCAACGTCGCCGTATCCGGAGACCTTTGAGGTGGACGACGAGTTCAATCTGCCAATCTCTGTGGCAACCCTGTTGCTTGTGACCTATATTATAATGGGAAGCGCCTTCTACACATTTATTCTTGAAACGGATTGGTCTCTTCTGGACTCGTTCTACTTTGTCTTCATCTCCATGTCCACCATTGGCTTCGGCGACATGGTTCCCAGCGATCCCTTCTACGTGATGGTCAGCATGATCTATCTAATCTTTGGCCTGGCCCTCACATCCATGTTCATCAATGTGGTGCAAATCAAGCTCAGCGATCACTTCAAGCGTGCCAGTGCCAAGGTTGGAGCCACCATTGGCATGGCCAGTGAGTTTGGAGACGAGTTCGGCTCCCAGGTGAAGACGCCATCGGAGCTAGCGTCGGTTCATGGTTCCCGCTTGGGTCGCATTGAGGAAGATGGGCATGAGACACCGGCGAACGGAGGAGCAGCGAATTCACCACCTCCCCCGCCCCCCCTGACGTCGATCTTGCGCTCACCACGCCCTCTGTCGCCCTCATCTGCCCAGATAGACAGTCCTCCGCCATTGATACCCAGGCGACAGTTGGATCTACAAACTCCGCCGACAAATGAGaccaataaaaagaaaaagtataGATTCTTCtag